GGATGAAAACTACGGGTCAGCCACTTCCCGAAAACCAAACTCCTCCTTCCAGTAGTCAAACAGGGTTTTCTTAGCGAGTGCCTTAGCTGTTTCCTTCCCTTATTTTCTGATTCAAAGCCTTTGTAGACCGGGCTTTTTGTCTTGCGGTGAAGTAGGGACTTCGCCCCCAAAACCTAGAGCTCGTCATCCTGAACATGTTCTGTTAGCGAGTTCCTGGAATTTGAATTCTCTTCTTTATACTTAAAGGGCTCTTATAATTCTAGCTGGCTAAGTAGTGTTGGTACATCAGTTTGATCCCTTCCTCCAGCTCTATCTTATGTTTCCATCCGAGGCGATGAAGCTTGGAGGGATCGGTCAACTTACGCATGGTGCCATCCGGTTTCGACGTGTCAAAGTGAATCGTTCCTTTGAAATCAATTTCTTTTTGAATGGTTTCAGCTAAGAGACGGATCGAAATTTCTTTTCCTGTCCCGATGTTTATATGTGTATTGCGGATTTCATCTCCACAGTCGGCTTTGACATCTTCAAAATCGCGGTTCTCCAATATGAAGATACATGCTTCGGCCATGTCTTCTGACCAGAGAAATTCACGCAGCGGCTTTCCGGTTCCCCAAAGATCCAGGGTTACTGCTTTGTGGTCGTTATTTGGTTGCCGGATGCCGTATTTGTTCAGGATTGTAAGGATTTCCTCTTCGTTGGAGTCTCCACTAATTCCTTCAATCGGTCGGAGAGTAAGATCTTTTCGGATCGCGTCCCAGTGACCATCTTCGAGGCATTTGGACAGGTGTATTTTACGAATCATTGCCGGTAGCACGTGGGAGGTCTCCAGGTTGAAATTGTCGTTGGGGCCATACAAATTGGTCGGCATTACTGAAATAAAGTTGGTGCCATATTGTAGGTTGTAGGACTCGCACATTTTAAGTCCGGCTATTTTGGCAATGGCATAGGGCTCATTGGTGTATTCAAGTACATCGGTCAGCAGGCAATCTTCGGGCATGGGCTGCGGTGCATTTTTAGGGTAGATACAGGTCGATCCTAAAAATAACAGCTTTTTTACACCATGCAGATACGATTGGTGAATGACGTTGTTTTGGATTTGCATGTTTTCGTAGATGAACTGACCGCGATACGTACTGTTCGCTACAATACCGCCTACTTTGGCTGCCGCAAGGATGACATATTCCGGTTTTTCGTTTTCAAAAAAGTTGTTCACAGCAGACTGACTTTGTAGATCGAGTTCTTTATGGGTGCGACCAATCAGATTGGTGTACCCTTTTGCTTGTAAGATCTTCCATATGGCTGATCCCACCAGTCCCCGGTGCCCGGCAATGTATATTTTTGCTGTTTTTTGCATGTTTCTTTGTGTTCTATTTTTGTTTTTATTCCTATTCTCCTGATATGGCTTTGCTTTTGCGCTATTGTCAGCAATGTAAAGCAATCTTTAAGCTGATTACTACTTTCTCATCCTCTTGGCTCTTTATTCTTGGAGCTAAAGTCGACTACCTAACGTCTTGTTCTCATTGCTTTTGTTGGGGCGTTACCCCAAGCCCCAGTTACTTTTCTCCTTCGATGAGAAAAGTAACCAAAAGAATCAAGGCTGACGATGCTTTTGAACGAAACGAACATGAAATTTAATCTGCGATATTTCACAAATAAGCATGATTAAATTTCATCGGGAGTTCCATACGTTACCATTGAAAATAAAAAATATAAACGGATGAAAACTACGGGTTAGTCACTGCCCGAAAACCAAACTCCTCCTTCCAGTCGTCAAACAGGGTTTTCTTAGCGAGTGCCTTTGCTGTTTCCTTCCCTTGTTTTCTAGTTCAAAACCTTCGTAGGCCGGGCTTGGGGGACTTAACCGCCCCCAAAGCCGAGAGCTCGTCATCCTGAACTTGTTTCAGTATCTTTCAGCGGGTTGCTCTGCCTATCTGGTCATCCGAAAATCTGAAAATCCGATTATCTATTAATCTTGTTTCAGGATGTTAGCAAATTGCTCCAATATTGTTCGAAGCAGATTGCCGCGTCGTTCCTTCCTGTCAATGACACTTTTCACTTCCCGTCATGCCAAGCAATGCGAAGCAATCTTTCTGGCTGAACTTACTCAAAGTAATTTAAGGTGCGGTAACCCCCTTCACGGAGCCAGGCGTCTTTTTGCATGAGTTTAATGTCAGACTTGATCATATCTTCAATCAACCCTGCTAAGTCATACTCCGGTTTCCAGCCTAATACGGTTTGTGATTTGGTTGGGTCACCAATCAATAGGTCAACCTCTGTAGGTCGGAAGTAAGCGGGATCGACAGCAACAAGGGGAATGGAGCTTTCAACTTTCGCTTTTACTAGTTGCAAGTATTTTGCTCCGACTTTCTCTATAAATGTTTTTTCATCGATGGAAGTTAAGTAACCTTTTTCGTCACTTCCTTCGCCTTTAAATGTGATTTCCAGTCCAACTTCCTGAGCGGTTAGTTTCACAAAGTCTCGGATCGTGGTGGTAATGCCGGTAGCTATTACATAGTCGTCAGCTTTGTCCTGCTGCAGAATCAGATACATTGCTTTGATATAGTCTTTGGCATGTCCCCAATCTCGCTTCGATGAGAGGTTTCCGAGGAAGAGCTGATCCTGTTGTCCGAGAACAATACGTGCAATGGCACGGGTGATTTTACGGGTTACAAAAGTTTCTCCACGAATGGGTGATTCGTGGTTAAACAGAATACCATTGCTGGCATGCATCTTATAAGCTTCGCGGTAGTTGACCGTAATCCAATAGGCATACATCTTGGCAACGGCATAAGGTGAGCGCGGGTAGAACGGAGTTGTTTCCTTTTGCGGCACCTCTTGCACCAAACCATAGAGTTCACTCGTTGATGCCTGATAGATGCGGGTTTTTTCGGATAAGCCCAGCAGACGAATTGCTTCTAAGAGACGAAGTGTACCAATTCCATCGGCATTGGCGGTGTATTCGGGCGTATCGAAACTCACCTTTACATGGCTCATAGCCGCCAGGTTATAGATTTCATCGGGCTGTGTTTCCTGAATAATCCGTGTGATGTTCATACTGTCGGTCATGTCGCCATAATGCAAAAACAGGTTACGGTTTTCTACATGCGGATCCTGATAAAGGTGATCAATACGATCGGTGTTAAACAGGGATGAACGTCGTTTGATACCGTGTACGACATATCCCTTTTTTAGAAGATACTCAGCAAGGTAAGCACCGTCTTGTCCGGTAATACCGGTGATTAAAGCTACTTTTTGTGTCATTGGATATTGTTTAAATAGTTTGAATTTCGAGTTGTTTGATGTTATTTAACACATAATAGTGGTTAGTTGTTTTGTGTTTGGCTCTTAATTTATTGCTTTTTATTCCTATATCCCGCGAAGGGGACTTTGACATGGTGGTTATTCATAGTGTATGGTGGTTTCCGAATCGCCAGTTATTGTTTGCTTTTGTTGGGGAGTTGCCCCAAGCCTCTGTTGCTTTTTGGTCTTGTTCTTTCCGGACAGGATTTCATTTCTTTTCTTTAGATGAATCGAGAGATCCATATGTGCCATCAAAATAAACAATATAATTTATGAAAAGAAACGAAACAAAGAAAAATCTTGTCAAACCGAACCTTCGGCCAGGCTTTTTATGGCTTTCGCCTTTTTTTTCTTTATTCTTGGATCTAAAGTTTACTAGCTAGCGTTTTGTTCTTGCTGTGGAGTTGGCACTGGTTCCATGCGCCACATAATATTGAAAATGGTGATGGTTTAGTTGTTTCAACGTTAGGATAATATAGGCTATAATCTCTGTTTTTAAAGGATTTATCGATGAGTGATGCTTGTTGATTGTATCTTTATTTGTTTGACAAAAGATTCTTATTAATAATGATTCTATATTATGTTATAAGTGAATGAATTTTTGGAGTAATTCAATTCTATTTCTTAAATTGAGCATAAGATTGTAAAAAGTAAACCGCCGGCTGGTCATCAACCACCCAGTTTGGAAGCCCGGAGCGGAAGAGGAGGCCGACGGAACTTTTACAAGATATCACTATTTTTAGTTTTTACTATGAGTTACCAAGATGATTTCGAACTATGGAAAGATCAAATTGAAAACCTTCCTGAGAGTCAAGTGAAGCTACCCAAGCAACCTGTTGATGAGTTTGTAGCTAGTTCTGAAACCCTGGCAGTTGAGGCAGCCGAAGATCGAGATGCGCTTGCCGGTGCCGGCATGGATCTCACGATCATTGATGATGTTCCCCCA
The DNA window shown above is from uncultured Sunxiuqinia sp. and carries:
- a CDS encoding GDP-L-fucose synthase, with product MQKTAKIYIAGHRGLVGSAIWKILQAKGYTNLIGRTHKELDLQSQSAVNNFFENEKPEYVILAAAKVGGIVANSTYRGQFIYENMQIQNNVIHQSYLHGVKKLLFLGSTCIYPKNAPQPMPEDCLLTDVLEYTNEPYAIAKIAGLKMCESYNLQYGTNFISVMPTNLYGPNDNFNLETSHVLPAMIRKIHLSKCLEDGHWDAIRKDLTLRPIEGISGDSNEEEILTILNKYGIRQPNNDHKAVTLDLWGTGKPLREFLWSEDMAEACIFILENRDFEDVKADCGDEIRNTHINIGTGKEISIRLLAETIQKEIDFKGTIHFDTSKPDGTMRKLTDPSKLHRLGWKHKIELEEGIKLMYQHYLAS
- the gmd gene encoding GDP-mannose 4,6-dehydratase — protein: MTQKVALITGITGQDGAYLAEYLLKKGYVVHGIKRRSSLFNTDRIDHLYQDPHVENRNLFLHYGDMTDSMNITRIIQETQPDEIYNLAAMSHVKVSFDTPEYTANADGIGTLRLLEAIRLLGLSEKTRIYQASTSELYGLVQEVPQKETTPFYPRSPYAVAKMYAYWITVNYREAYKMHASNGILFNHESPIRGETFVTRKITRAIARIVLGQQDQLFLGNLSSKRDWGHAKDYIKAMYLILQQDKADDYVIATGITTTIRDFVKLTAQEVGLEITFKGEGSDEKGYLTSIDEKTFIEKVGAKYLQLVKAKVESSIPLVAVDPAYFRPTEVDLLIGDPTKSQTVLGWKPEYDLAGLIEDMIKSDIKLMQKDAWLREGGYRTLNYFE